From Myxococcota bacterium, a single genomic window includes:
- a CDS encoding c-type cytochrome, giving the protein MRKSGGLTVALAIGTLAFAAEVGGQEKETTVADVGRKVFEQYCASCHGVDGKGGGEFATYLKTPPPDLTQIAKRHGGTFPETKLADWIDGREPFPGHGTREMPIWGQRFGSMVGETTGKQASIRQESILLIAYLRSIQQK; this is encoded by the coding sequence ATGAGGAAGTCTGGGGGCCTTACAGTTGCTTTGGCGATCGGGACACTGGCCTTCGCTGCAGAGGTTGGCGGTCAGGAGAAGGAGACCACCGTGGCTGACGTCGGCCGCAAGGTCTTCGAGCAGTACTGCGCGAGCTGTCATGGGGTCGACGGAAAGGGCGGCGGTGAGTTCGCAACGTATCTGAAGACGCCGCCGCCGGACTTGACGCAAATCGCGAAGCGCCACGGTGGAACGTTCCCGGAGACCAAGCTCGCCGACTGGATCGACGGGAGAGAGCCGTTCCCCGGACACGGGACCAGGGAGATGCCGATCTGGGGTCAGCGCTTCGGATCGATGGTCGGAGAAACCACGGGAAAGCAGGCCTCGATCCGCCAGGAGTCGATCCTGCTGATCGCGTACCTCCGCTCGATCCAACAGAAGTAG
- a CDS encoding DUF4056 domain-containing protein, whose protein sequence is MGCAVAIRWLTPETPTPADAALLLDEASTESLYKRMRQLGVPEIPPPQHLRPCCDFGYKLKLRYAFLPILGYTITNLKTVDEIGPHDYDSGVVNLGSQGELVSEENNGLVYTCSGGFIDTAHVRDYADWTTYLGSRLFEQLASGATIQLSNEAGKRRVVLQRIDPEFLRTHDPLALTAALAQWLAVQLGLWHEIATWYGWEYFPGFSEKASAFSPEDLYSNALGSKIAVATAFAGGVRSEVIYERSADAWFRAVLAALRPISKETAIEAMQNLDGVWWQSSVRLPDPSVLLRRAISSGDTFTPWVVPRSLASDDLREALLRECGNWPSPLPLTTNSSFDGTPLRTLARLEIEVDPELAKQPPFDSMHRAVTQDDYPAIVAVVREQNLREFGPGADRPE, encoded by the coding sequence GTGGGCTGCGCGGTGGCGATCCGGTGGCTGACCCCGGAGACCCCGACCCCCGCCGACGCGGCGCTCCTGCTCGACGAGGCGTCGACCGAGTCTCTGTACAAGCGAATGCGACAGCTAGGAGTGCCGGAGATCCCGCCGCCCCAGCATCTGCGACCGTGTTGCGATTTCGGCTACAAGCTGAAGCTGCGTTACGCGTTCCTACCGATCCTCGGCTACACCATCACCAACTTGAAGACCGTCGACGAGATCGGACCCCACGACTACGACAGCGGCGTGGTCAACCTGGGAAGCCAGGGCGAGCTCGTGAGCGAGGAGAACAACGGTCTCGTCTACACCTGCAGCGGTGGGTTCATCGACACCGCGCACGTGCGCGACTATGCGGACTGGACGACCTACCTCGGCTCCAGGTTGTTCGAGCAGCTCGCGTCGGGCGCGACGATCCAGCTCTCGAACGAGGCGGGCAAGCGCCGCGTTGTGCTCCAGAGGATCGATCCCGAGTTCCTCCGCACGCACGATCCGCTGGCGCTCACGGCCGCGCTCGCGCAATGGCTCGCGGTTCAGCTCGGCCTGTGGCACGAGATCGCCACCTGGTACGGCTGGGAGTACTTCCCTGGCTTCTCCGAGAAGGCCTCCGCGTTCTCTCCGGAGGACCTCTACTCGAACGCCCTCGGCTCCAAGATCGCGGTCGCCACGGCCTTCGCGGGCGGGGTTCGCTCCGAAGTCATCTACGAGCGGAGCGCGGACGCGTGGTTCAGGGCGGTGCTCGCCGCCCTGAGACCGATCTCCAAGGAGACGGCGATCGAGGCGATGCAGAACCTGGACGGAGTCTGGTGGCAGTCCAGCGTGCGACTTCCCGACCCGAGCGTTCTGCTGCGCCGCGCCATCTCGAGCGGCGACACGTTCACCCCGTGGGTCGTCCCCCGGTCGCTGGCATCGGATGACCTGCGCGAAGCGCTGCTACGCGAGTGTGGCAACTGGCCGAGCCCGCTGCCGCTGACGACGAACTCGAGCTTCGACGGCACGCCGCTCCGGACGTTGGCGAGGCTCGAGATCGAGGTCGACCCCGAGCTCGCGAAACAGCCTCCCTTCGATTCGATGCATCGCGCGGTGACTCAGGACGACTACCCCGCCATCGTGGCGGTGGTGAGAGAACAGAATCTACGCGAGTTCGGCCCTGGTGCCGATCGTCCGGAGTGA